Genomic segment of Triticum urartu cultivar G1812 unplaced genomic scaffold, Tu2.1 TuUngrouped_contig_6149, whole genome shotgun sequence:
ATGTGGCTGACGGGTTCACTTTATAAGGGGGAAGCCTGTACCACAAGAGAAAATCCATAAACTCTGTAGAACGATGGAACAACATACCCATGAAGCTGCTTTTTCATCTGCTTCTCCATGTACTTTTCACGTTTGGTTACGGGAGCTCGGGTGAACAGCTCCTCTTCCGCCTTCTCTTGCTTCTCTCTCTGCCGCATGTAGGCCATAAATTCTTTGCTTTCGTCACCCGCTGTTTCCTTCCACTGCAAGATTGCGCAGAAAACTTAGTTACCTCGATGTAGCTTAGTGTAGCCAACTATACAAAAAGACACACTATACAAACCTCTTCAGGTCTATCAGCAGCATCATCAATCATCTCCTTGAAGTAAGGATTCTCTGTTGCCATACGCAATAATCTTTTCTCTTTCCTTACAGCGTCTTTACTATGACTATCATCCATGGCAGCTGGCCCAATTCTCGGAGGAACGTAGATACCATCTTTGCCCTGAAGTCAAACAGGTACACACATCAGACACAACAAATCTGTGTAAATTGAACTCTAGTCATGAAATCATCATTACTACTGATATAAAACAGAGTGACCCATATTCACGTCATTAACAGGAATAGTGCAGTTAGAAACTTAGAATATGGCAGCATTTAACCAACGGGTAGCAGTATCCACAAAAGCAACAATATGCTATGATACAGTTCACTTAAAACCAGGCACATAAACCAAGTTACAGTGTAATCTCGAATTCATCAGAAGTTGTTAAGTAGCAACTTAATTTGATTCTGCAGGATACTGCACTGCAAATATCGATTTCTCATCCAACTGGCAACTATATTATGTACAGAAAACAGCTTTGTAAGGATGGATAAATTTGATGTCATCAAAATATATATAAGATTTATTGATTGATGTTTGGGCTAAAGAAGCTGCTGAATTCAATGCACAAATTTTGATGGTAACTGATTGGTGTGTGTCTGTGTCAGCGTGAACAGTCAAACATTACCACCTTAACACATACAGTATAAGGGAAAACATCAGTTAGTGAGAATTTCACCTGTCCTTCAGAAACAATTTTGGGATCCATCATATCCGGGTTTGGCCGGTACCCCAACAGGTCATCCTCGCCTTGTTGCCTGCCCTTGACATTGACCTCAGCGTCTGGCACCTTATCCTGGGCAGCCGCACCATCTGCAGCATTGGTGAGCTTCTGGATCTGGTACTCCATCTTCTTGTCTATTGGGCGAATCTAGCACACAGAAAACATAACACCATCTACTATTAGACAGCTGCATAAATGGAGACTGGCAGCTTAACAATCAACACTTAAGGGCGCACACACCTTCTCAAGAAACAGCCTGATCTCGACAAGGCTGCGCACGACGGGGTGGCCATCGACGGACAGTCCCTTGGCCTTGCGTAGCAGGTAGTAGACGAGGTCCTGGCAGTAGCTCAGCAGCAGGTGGTGCTTGGCCTCCAGGTACCCAATGCCATCGCCTGTCAGCAGCTGGTTTTTCCTAACCTGCACCACACAGAAAATTGAACAGAATCGTCAGTTTTTGCCACCCACCCAAAAGCTAACATTAGGAATGGATGGAAGATATGTCAAAGTTGACTTGATTGATTTGCTTGTCAGACAAATAGTACAGGGAACAGATCAGTAATTATGTGGCTCTAAGGGCTCCAAGAGATGCAGTCATAAACAGTGATGGGGTGAATGTGGTTCCTGAAGTCTGGGCTATTAGAGATAAAATCAAGCAGTTTCCAGAAACTTATAAAAGTGGCTCATGGGTAAATTTTGAAACAAATCTCTTAACTTGGCAAATATAGCAGAAACAGTAAAGATTAATCGCCGCTACTTCTTGAAATGCAAGCTGGGGCAACAAAACGCTAATAAATATTGTCTCAGTTGGAATAGGTGGTAGCTTCCTTGCACCTCTGTTTGTGCATACAGCTCTCCATATTGGTCCTTTTCTAGGTTTTCTAAACTAAAGATTGTTTACAGCCAGATTTGATCTCATCTGACCTGAAAATGTTACTCATTTTCAGACAGGAAGCAGCAGAATCTGCCAAAGGCCAACAACTGGGATTGAAAGTGTGCACTTGGGGGGCATGTTTCTGTGTTTCGCTTGCCGGCACATGTCATTCCTGGTGCGTCGGCGCTTCCTATAGATTCTCAAGAATTCAAAATGTGATAGAGTGGCTATCTGTTTGACTAAACGTGACATTCATGCAATATCTAGGATAAGGGATCAGTGCAAGCAGCTGCTGACCAGTGCATGTATTGTTCCCTATCCTTTATATTAGCTGAAAGACCTTAGGGAGCCACTTGGTCGCAGAAAGAATGTTTGGTCTCACATCAACTGGTGATGGCCACCATGCCCTCTGTTCTGTATTTCTGTTGCTCCCTTCTATTCTCCTGTTTTCTCAATCAACAGGGCTTGATTGATTGGAGATGTTTTTTTGGGCTTCATTGGATTGATATTGTGCTTCGGCTTGGAGATGATGGGAACTATGGCAAGTTAGACACTAACTACTGGTGTTGTTTAATCAGTACTCCCTCCtatccaaaataagtgtcgcagTTTTGAACTACGGTATTATGGATCAGAGAGAGTAGTTTTCTTTTCCAGCCCTGTTGCTCATTCTTCCTGCCTACTACTAGGCTTCCATGTTTGCAGGCTGATGTTTGGAAGCAAGATTAACTAAATGCCCATGTTTAGGTTCTTCCTAAACAAGACCACACAAAATTCAACAGAATTTTCTTCGTTTTCGCCATGGCCCCCCAACGGCTTAACCAGAATCACATCCCCTAATTGTCCCGAATTCCG
This window contains:
- the LOC125530213 gene encoding neuroguidin-A-like (The sequence of the model RefSeq protein was modified relative to this genomic sequence to represent the inferred CDS: added 8 bases not found in genome assembly): MTAAVAGADDERKAQALVRDDAPKLLAALKEMKDGLDLVRSKVESLTRKVRKNQLLTGDGIGYLEAKHHLLLSYCQDLVYYLLRKAKGLSVDGHPVVRSLVEIRLFLEKIRPIDKKMEYQIQKLTNAADGAAAQDKVPDAEVNVKGRQQGEDDLLGYRPNPDMMDPKIVSEGQGKDGIYVPPRIGPAAMDDSHSKDAVRKEKRLLRMATENPYFKEMIDDAADRPEEWKETAGDESKEFMAYMRQREKQEKAEEELFTRAPVTKREKYMEKQMKKQLHGLQGLTDGFDLGMNTLLDGEKEDDGGSSEPRRQSAGRRKHQKGGKRKRH